A part of Aegilops tauschii subsp. strangulata cultivar AL8/78 chromosome 2, Aet v6.0, whole genome shotgun sequence genomic DNA contains:
- the LOC109740367 gene encoding uncharacterized protein, which translates to MEQNGGSFLAVRRLSGHHHPSPADVVSGSTAWIGRGFSCVCVQRRDSDARISFDLTPIQEECLQRLQNRIEVPYDSQNGEHQEALKALWHASFPGTELLGLVSDQWKEMGWQGKDPSTDFRGGGFISLENLLYFAKNYPKSFEELLCKQNGDRALWEYPFAVAGVNITFMLIQMLDLQAAKPRSLIGAVFLNLLIENDRAFDILYCITFKLMDRKWLEMHATYMDFNTVIKSTRRQLERELLLEDIQQIEDMPSYSFLAR; encoded by the exons ATGGAGCAGAATGGTGGCTCCTTCCTCGCCGTGCGCCGGCTCTCCGGCCACCACCACCCATCGCCGG CGGACGTCGTGTCGGGGTCGACGGCGTGGATCGGGAGGGGATTCTCCTGCGTCTGCGTGCAGAGGAGGGACAGCGACGCGCGCATTTCCTTCGATCTGACCCCCATTCAG GAAGAGTGCCTACAAAGATTACAGAACCGGATTGAGGTGCCTTATGATAGTCAAAATGGAGAGCATCAG GAAGCACTCAAAGCCCTCTGGCATGCTTCTTTTCCTGGGACTGAACTTCTAGGACTAGTATCAGATCAATGGAAGGAGATGGGATGGCAAGGGAAAGATCCATCCACAGATTTCAG GGGTGGTGGCTTTATCTCTTTGGAGAATTTACTTTACTTCGCTAAGAACTATCCA AAATCCTTCGAGGAGCTCCTTTGTAAGCAAAATGGTGACAGAGCATTATGGGAATATCCATTTGCTGTAGCTGGAGTAAATATTACATTTATGCTCATTCAGATGCTTGATCTTCAAGCAG CTAAGCCAAGGTCTTTGATTGGAGCAGTGTTCCTAAATTTACTTATAG AAAACGATCGAGCTTTTGATATTCTTTACTGCATAACCTTTAAGCTGATGGATCGGAAATGGCTTGAAATGCACGCCACATATATGGATTTCAAT ACTGTTATTAAATCCACACGCCGCCAGCTTGAGAGAGAGCTATTACTTGAAGATATTCAGCAAATTGAGGACATGCCGTCATACAGTTTTCTCGCCCGTTAG
- the LOC109740358 gene encoding uncharacterized protein, with protein sequence MQPPCLGACGGSPAVLGPGAHRHRPSTSTRATVRCAARGGKASSRGKENVWSVDNERAAEQKARSQKNHRGRRRPGGRSRAPPPPGRRKENDAGTRVLVSGAMLVEVETVLQTQESVLRPSWDTFASSLSGVWKGVGAVFSPITAEMEPVGLGSKQEYLYDCYTLSLIEKSYDSGHGTEIRRKTNWVQLNPHGEAEKQSASDDEWNHGSSSGTVDLPAHEYFDLKRSDVLDEDVMIEEPGIVFFEDGSYSRGPLDIEIGEYDESKYFLSPTYQFEQSLVKGCHKRLRIVHTIEFNEGGANIQTVRVAVYEEKWASPANIHVEDNTPVDVSPFSQRKRTKPSELTGPWKVYEVSATPIFSEKVKEIEGGAAFVYLCMETMKKRSLPESSVFFGEEEMLDMQDVTILWLPGGVTAYVDVDKDGILCIGVSWYSEEGINLVMERDYGTDGKLREVRMKTEIKRRWNQPVPP encoded by the exons ATGCAGCCGCCGTGCCTGGGCGCGTGCGGGGGCAGCCCCGCCGTCCTGGGCCCCGGCGCCCACCGCCACCGCCCCTCCACCTCTACTAGGGCTACCGTCCGGTGCGCTGCTCGTGGCGGGAAGGCGTCGTCGAGGGGGAAGGAGAACGTCTGGAGCGTAGACAACGAACGCGCCGCCGAGCAGAAGGCTCGGTCCCAGAAGAACCACCGCGGGCGCAGGCGCCCGGGCGGCCGCAGCAGGGCGCCCCCGCCGCcggggaggaggaaggagaatgaCGCGGGCACGAGAGTTCTGGTCTCCGGAGCCATGCTGGTGGAGGTCGAGACCGTGCTCCAGACCCAG GAATCTGTTTTAAGGCCTTCCTGGGATACATTTGCGAGTAGCTTAAGTGGCGTATGGAAGGGTGTCGGAGCTGTGTTCTCGCCAATCACAGCAGAGATGGAACCTGTTGGACTAGGAAGCAAACAGGAGTATCTTTATGATTGCTACACCCTTTCTCTCATTGAGAAGTCGTATGATAGTGGTCATGGAACTGAGATCCGAAGGAAGACAAATTGGGTGCAACTCAATCCTCATGGGGAAGCTGAGAAGCAGAGTGCCAGCGATGATGAATGGAATCATGGTAGCTCAAGTGGGACTGTTGATTTACCTGCACATGAATATTTTGATCTTAAAAGGAGCGATGTACTTGATGAAGATGTTATGATTGAAGAACCGGGGATTGTATTTTTCGAG GATGGATCATACTCTAGAGGTCCACTTGATATAGAAATCGGCGAATATGATGAATCTAAATACTTCCTTTCACCAACGTATCAGTTTGAGCAA AGTCTGGTCAAAGGATGCCACAAAAGACTGCGTATTGTGCATACCATTGAATTTAATGAAGGAGGAGCGAATATACAAACTGTAAGGGTTGCTGTGTATGAAGAAAAATGGGCTAGCCCAGCAAATATCCATGTTGAAGA TAATACCCCTGTTGACGTCAGTCCTTTCTCTCAAAGAAAGCGGACGAAACCATCAGAACTGACAGGCCCCTGGAAAGTATATGAAGTCAGTGCAACACCAATTTTCAGTGAGAAAGTGAAAGAAATAGAGGGTGGAGCTGCCTTTGTATACCTGTGCATGGAGACCATGAAGAAGAGAAGCTTGCCAGAGAGCTCTGTTTTCTTTGGGGAGGAGGAGATGCTCGATATGCAAGACGTGACTATACTTTGGTTGCCTGGAGGCGTCACCGCCTATGTTGACGTAGATAAAGACGGTATACTCTGCATCGGAGTTAGTTGGTACTCGGAGGAAGGGATTAATCTGGTGATGGAGCGAGACTATGGAACTGACGGGAAGCTCAGGGAGGTTCGGATGAAAACTGAAATCAAGCGCAGGTGGAATCAACCAGTCCCACCGTAG